CAGCAGACGATATTCGCTGCGGGTCAGGCCGGCCCAGCGCTCCTGATAAAACACATCCCACTGTTCATCGTCCAAACGCAGGCTGTGCGCATCCTCACGTAGCGGTGCCAGGGTCGGCGCGGGGCGGCGATCCAGGGCCACCCGACGCAGGATGGCCTCGATGCGCACGCGCAGCTCGACCATGCTGAAGGGTTTGGGCAGGTAATCATCGGCCCCCAGGCGAAAACCGCTGATGCGGTCGGCCTCGGCGCCCAGGGCCGACATAAGGATCACCGGGATCGAATGACTGCGGCGCAAATGGGTGAGGACCGACAAGCCATCCAGCCCCGGCAGCAGGATATCCATCAACACCACGTCGAAAGCCTGCGCGCGTGCCATCTCCAGGCCTTGTTGGCCGTTTTGGCACCACGTCACCTGAAAGCCGCAGCGCCCAAGGTGCTCGTGCACATACGCGCCCAGCACAGGGTCATCTTCAATGGTCAGGATACTGGGTAGGCCAACGGCTGCGGGATTCATTAGCGTCTGCAAGTCATTCTCAATCGCTGATTATTCAAGATTACCCCGCCGCAGGCAAT
This region of Pseudomonas asgharzadehiana genomic DNA includes:
- a CDS encoding response regulator transcription factor, encoding MNPAAVGLPSILTIEDDPVLGAYVHEHLGRCGFQVTWCQNGQQGLEMARAQAFDVVLMDILLPGLDGLSVLTHLRRSHSIPVILMSALGAEADRISGFRLGADDYLPKPFSMVELRVRIEAILRRVALDRRPAPTLAPLREDAHSLRLDDEQWDVFYQERWAGLTRSEYRLLETLHRNAEEVLSKAFLYQQVLQRGYAPHDRSLDMHVSQIRRKLKAIGYSEREVRTVWGKGYVLSGHDDGL